The Bacteroidia bacterium genome includes a region encoding these proteins:
- a CDS encoding TonB-dependent receptor translates to MKIFFALCLFMGSLCSIYSQTITITDLETGNPVEMATLISELPKVTTTTNEKGQTDISTFNSSDKILITHELYKQAEFSYKQLELLNFQVELSPKITTLQEVTISAQRWEQKKIETPSRIVAISMKEASFQNPQTAADLLGISGYVFIQKSQLGGGSPMLRGMATNRVLLVVDGVRMNNAIFRSGNLQNVISLDVNALESAEILFGPGSVMYGSDALGGVMNFNTLKPKFSTHESKQLSVTGNAMTRFSTANTEKTGHFDFNIGLKKVAFTSSFTYANYGDLRSGSVGGVPYFYRNNYVISYDNKDYMVPNNDPTLQVGSKYSQINFMQKVRYQPNSFWNIDYGLHFSETSKYNRYDRLYVMRTDGPYKEKLRWAEWYYGPQKWQMHHLDITYSKSNLLFDKVRLIAAYQFFEESRYDREFMYRELRMQKENVNALSTNLDFDKKINDKITLYYGYELVFNKIHSKASLTHVVTNKVDSTVTRYPDGSIWQSNGVYLTTKYKIRKKWLITGGLRYNHFLINADFDTTFFPFPFTSTKMKSGSTVGSLGFVFTPYSKWQIYFNAGSGFRAPNVDDMGKVFESVPGYLVVPNPNLKPEKVYNLELGMIKSFGSFLTADATVYHTWLTNAMVRKDFTLNGDTTIRFLGNKSRIQAIQNVTEIEVLGFQAGFELFYKGLGLKSNISYQKGKEQTPDSLVYYPLRHAAPTFGSTHLTYEYRNKFKADFYVIYNTKMDYKELALTERTNASYARDETGKPYVLGWYTLNFKVAYFPNPFVSITAGVENITDLLYRPYASGINAPGRNLITSLRVKF, encoded by the coding sequence ATGAAAATATTTTTTGCCTTGTGCTTATTCATGGGGTCATTGTGTTCAATCTATTCTCAAACCATAACAATAACAGATCTCGAAACAGGGAATCCGGTTGAGATGGCCACATTGATAAGCGAATTACCTAAGGTTACTACAACAACTAACGAAAAAGGACAAACTGATATATCTACGTTTAATAGTTCGGATAAAATCCTGATTACTCACGAGTTATACAAGCAGGCTGAGTTTAGCTATAAGCAACTTGAGCTGTTAAATTTTCAGGTTGAATTATCACCCAAGATAACAACACTTCAAGAAGTTACAATTTCGGCTCAGCGTTGGGAGCAAAAGAAGATTGAAACACCGAGCAGAATTGTCGCTATCAGCATGAAGGAAGCGTCATTTCAAAACCCGCAGACGGCAGCAGATCTGCTGGGTATTAGCGGTTATGTCTTTATTCAAAAAAGCCAATTAGGGGGCGGCTCCCCAATGCTTCGCGGTATGGCTACCAATCGCGTTTTGTTGGTTGTTGATGGCGTGCGGATGAATAACGCTATCTTTCGCTCAGGAAATTTGCAAAATGTAATTTCATTAGATGTCAATGCTTTAGAAAGTGCAGAAATACTTTTTGGCCCAGGTTCAGTGATGTATGGAAGCGATGCACTGGGTGGAGTAATGAACTTTAACACCTTAAAGCCTAAATTTTCTACCCATGAAAGCAAGCAACTCTCCGTAACGGGAAACGCAATGACCCGTTTTTCAACAGCTAATACGGAAAAAACAGGCCACTTCGATTTCAACATAGGCTTAAAAAAGGTAGCTTTTACCTCAAGTTTTACCTATGCTAACTATGGCGACCTGCGCTCCGGTTCCGTAGGTGGAGTACCTTATTTCTACCGAAATAATTACGTTATCAGTTATGATAACAAAGATTATATGGTACCCAATAATGACCCCACGCTACAAGTAGGCTCTAAATATAGCCAAATCAACTTTATGCAGAAAGTACGTTATCAACCCAATTCATTTTGGAACATAGATTACGGACTTCATTTTTCTGAAACATCAAAGTATAATCGTTATGACAGGTTGTATGTAATGCGCACTGACGGGCCTTATAAAGAAAAACTACGCTGGGCGGAGTGGTACTACGGGCCACAAAAATGGCAAATGCACCATTTAGACATCACCTATTCAAAAAGTAATTTGTTGTTTGATAAAGTACGGCTAATTGCTGCTTATCAGTTCTTTGAAGAAAGCCGTTATGACCGCGAATTCATGTATAGAGAACTAAGAATGCAAAAAGAAAATGTAAATGCACTTTCAACAAACCTTGATTTTGATAAAAAAATCAACGATAAAATCACCCTTTATTATGGTTATGAACTTGTATTCAACAAAATACACTCAAAAGCATCTTTAACTCATGTAGTAACGAACAAAGTTGATTCCACTGTAACCCGTTATCCAGACGGATCTATATGGCAATCCAATGGAGTTTATCTAACTACAAAATATAAAATACGCAAAAAATGGCTCATTACCGGAGGCTTACGTTACAATCATTTCTTAATCAATGCTGATTTTGATACCACTTTCTTCCCGTTTCCATTCACCAGCACCAAGATGAAATCTGGCTCAACCGTAGGTAGCTTAGGATTTGTATTTACGCCTTATAGTAAATGGCAAATCTATTTTAACGCCGGCAGTGGATTTAGAGCGCCTAATGTTGATGATATGGGAAAAGTCTTTGAATCAGTACCCGGATACCTCGTAGTGCCTAACCCCAATCTTAAGCCAGAAAAGGTTTACAACCTTGAATTGGGAATGATAAAATCATTCGGCTCTTTTTTAACAGCAGATGCCACTGTGTACCACACATGGCTGACAAATGCTATGGTACGAAAAGATTTTACCTTAAACGGCGACACCACAATACGCTTTTTAGGTAATAAAAGCCGGATTCAGGCTATTCAAAATGTTACAGAAATTGAAGTATTAGGCTTCCAAGCAGGTTTTGAACTCTTCTACAAAGGATTGGGATTAAAAAGTAATATATCCTATCAAAAAGGAAAAGAACAAACTCCTGATTCATTGGTATATTATCCCTTGCGTCATGCTGCACCAACCTTCGGTAGTACGCACTTAACCTATGAATATAGAAATAAATTTAAAGCCGATTTTTATGTAATCTATAATACAAAAATGGATTACAAAGAGTTAGCTTTAACAGAACGAACCAATGCTTCGTATGCCCGTGATGAAACCGGAAAACCGTATGTATTGGGATGGTACACATTAAATTTTAAGGTAGCCTATTTCCCAAACCCTTTTGTATCAATTACAGCAGGAGTTGAGAACATAACTGATTTACTGTACCGACCTTATGCATCAGGGATTAACGCTCCCGGTAGAAATCTAATCACTTCATTACGAGTTAAATTTTAG
- a CDS encoding CPBP family intramembrane metalloprotease produces MIGTYFQNSRRPAYAFLFAGVLLILVEVFNLLFLRGSGIMNGAEQWLNTLIMLIPGGTLTILVIALLVGAYLIWSDTQEGVKISIDTFVVMFFESLIWAVLIYLLLPSFISKLMLNQISLPMQVGEVAKLSLIQEIALSLSAGFYEELLFRLLLVQGVLWFLGTMNIAHELGFARIAIIVGAALLFSAAHYIPPLGDPFELGSFLYRAVFGLLMNGLLVARGFGIIVWTHALYDVLVFSTQ; encoded by the coding sequence ATGATTGGTACTTATTTTCAAAATTCAAGGCGGCCAGCCTATGCCTTTTTGTTTGCCGGAGTCTTGCTGATTTTGGTGGAGGTGTTTAACTTACTCTTTCTGCGTGGGTCAGGGATTATGAATGGCGCGGAACAATGGCTAAATACGCTTATTATGCTTATTCCGGGGGGAACATTAACAATTTTGGTAATAGCTTTATTAGTAGGTGCATATCTGATCTGGTCAGATACCCAAGAAGGAGTTAAGATTTCAATAGATACTTTTGTGGTAATGTTTTTTGAGTCTTTGATTTGGGCTGTGCTAATCTATTTGCTGCTACCAAGTTTTATTTCCAAGTTAATGCTCAATCAGATTTCACTTCCGATGCAGGTAGGAGAAGTCGCTAAATTATCTTTGATTCAGGAGATTGCGCTTTCTTTATCAGCCGGCTTCTATGAAGAGTTACTATTCCGGCTTTTATTGGTACAAGGGGTATTGTGGTTTTTAGGAACGATGAATATTGCCCATGAATTGGGTTTTGCCCGTATAGCTATCATTGTTGGGGCGGCATTACTGTTTTCGGCGGCTCATTATATTCCACCTTTGGGAGACCCGTTTGAGTTAGGCAGCTTTCTGTACAGAGCCGTCTTTGGCCTCCTGATGAATGGCTTATTGGTTGCCAGAGGCTTTGGAATTATTGTCTGGACCCACGCCTTGTATGACGTATTGGTATTTTCTACCCAATAA